Below is a genomic region from Argiope bruennichi chromosome 3, qqArgBrue1.1, whole genome shotgun sequence.
GGTAATACCGCATATAACAGATTGTATCTCCTCCAAACAATTTGACATTGATACGCTAGAATTAGATAGTTTCAATTTAGCGGATGTGAGTTTCAATGAACCTGGAGAGGTGGATATTTTATTAGGTGTCCAAATATTCTACGAACTTTTAAAATCGGGTCAAATTAGGCTTCCGGGAACagacattgtttttcaaaatactgtgttTGGGTTTGTTGCTACCGGAAGTGTTCCAATCGAAAACGAAACCACTGCTCATTGTGGATTGGTAATAGAAGATTTGGATgcaaattttaggaaattttggGAAAGTGAAGATGTTGAGggggataaattacaaaatgacgAGAGTTTAATGTGTGAAGATCATTtcattgaaaacacatttcagaaGTGACGATGGAAGCTATGTCGTTAAAATGCCGTTTAATTTAGACCCCCCATGTTTAGGCGAGTCAAAACACATTgctactaaaagatttaaatcactTTGACAACGTTTGAAGAGAGAACCAAAGCATATGCAACTATACAGGGAATTTTTAACTGAGTATGAGAATTTGGGGCATATGCAGGCAACTTGCGAAACTCCAAGGTATGTACATTATGCCTCATCATGGCGTTTTCAGGCCAGAAAGTAGTACTTCAAAATTACGCGTTGTTTTTAACGCATCAGAGGCAATGTCATCTGTACAATCGCGTAATGATAATTTGTTTTCAGGATCTGTTGTTCAAGATGATTTGTTAGCTATTTTGTTGAGGTTTAGAAAAAATTCTGTAGTTTTCACCGCCgatataaaaaagatgtatcgTCAAATTTGGATACATCCAGATCAGTGTGATTTACGATATATTTTATGGAAGGATTTAGAGAAAGAGAAATTAAGTGTATTTAAGTTGCTCACTGTTACCTACGGAACCAAATGCGCTTCTTACTTGGCGACCAGAgtactaaaacaaaaatattctgtaatgaGCAGGACAATTATCCTTTAGCCGTTGCTGCTGGCAAGGATTTTTATGTTGATGATATACTCAGTGGTACCGAGGATTTATCTTCTGCCATTGAACTACAAGAACagttaatatatttgttaaaatcagCTGGTATGGAGCTTCACAAGTGGATCTCAAATAACCCTGATTTGTTACAAAACGCTCCTACGTCGGACCGAGAATACAATTTCAATAACCCTAACTGAGCCACTTTAAAAACTTTGGGATTACAATTCAATCCTGAAAAGGATACATTTAGTTTTagtgttcaaaaaattgtgagTCCGGCAACAAAAAGAACAATACTATCGGACATATCCAGATTGTTTGACCCTTTAGGTCTCTTAGGACCTTTGATAATCACAGCGAAGATATTCTTGCAGAAGTTGTGGGTTTTGAGAATTGATTGGGACGATGAAGTTCCCTTACACTTAAATAGAGAGTGGGAAAAATTTAGTACTGAACTGagtcaattgaaaaatttaaacgtAGATCGTCATGTCTTATGTTCTGAGGCTCTGAAAGTAGACCTGATAGGCTTCGGAGATGCTTCGAAAAATGCGTACAGTTGTGACCAGGGCTTTGTCAAGTCTACACCAGGTCTTTGTCAAGGTCTGGTGAGATAAAGGCGTCACTCTTATGCAGCAAATCTCGAGTGGCTCCCATCAAAGAAATTAGTATCCCACGTTTGGAGCTGTGAGCAGCGGATCTGCTTTCCAAGCTTAACGTTGAGGTTCTGTCATTCTTGCAACTAGACATTCATGGAGTATATTTGTACTCGGACTCCACCGTGGTGCTTGCTTGGATCAAAACTCCACTAACATTGTTGAAAACTTTTGTTGCTAATCGAGTCACTAGGATTCAAGAGTATACTAAGAATTTCCAATGGCATTATGCAAATACTGCTGAGAATCCTGAAGACTTGATATCACGAGGAGCTTTTCCTTCAAAGATCCAACAGTTAGACATTTGGTGGAATGGACCGTCTTTTCTTTCATCTAGTAGCTGGCCAAACTTCAGTGACGATCCTGGTGTCTCAGATGTTGAATATCTTCTTGAGGTGAAAGGAACTGCAAAGAACACTGAACTGAATAAGGATTCTATGATTAATCTTTCCATTTGTAATAATCCTAGTTTTTTAGAGTGTCTATTAGAAATAAGtaacaattattgtaaaattgttcgtgttttaagttatgttttcaggTTTGTCAAGAACCTAAAAGGAGCAGTGAAGACAACAGGTCCACTGAATGCTGAGGAGTTGAACTATGCAGagacatttttcattaaaaatgtccAAATCCAAAAATTTGCTAAAGACGTTAATAGTCTCCAAAAACACCACTGTGTGCCTCctggtagtaaattaaaaacttttaatccttTCTTGGATTCTAAAGGATTGTTAAGAGTCGGAGGACGGTTGGGTAattgtaattttagttttaataaaaagcatcagATAATTTTGCCAAAAGGTCATAGATTAACTCTaattataatagaacattttcataataaatatttacatgttggtGCTTCTTCTTTACTCTATCTTGTTAGAGAATTTTGGCCTCTAAAGGGACGTAATAGATGCAGAAAAATCGTTCATCAATGTATCATCTGTTTCAAAGCGTAACCAATTGCACCTACTCAAATCATTGGCAATTTGCCCAAGGAAAGAGTGTCtccagattttgcttttaattgtgctGGTGCCGATTTCTGTGGGtcgttttatattaagaataaggcTCAACGTAAAGATgctttacagaaaatatatatttgtatttttgtatgtttttgttttaaagctgttCATGTAGAAATTGTTTCAGATTTGACTTCTGATTCCTTTATAGCAACTTTATAAAGATTCATGGCTCGAAGAGGTAAATGTGTGAAACTGTTTTCGgataatgctaagaattttgtaggagctaataaagaaattaaaaaacttcatgAAGTGGTTAGAAAACCAGATGAAAAGCTCCCAGGCTATTTATCTGCAGAAGGTATTGAGTGGAAATTTATTCCACCAAGATCCTCACACTTTGGCGATCTTTGGGTGGCAGctataaagtcatttaaatacCATCTAAAAAGAGTTGTGAAGGGTATAAACTTAACTTACGAAGAGTTCTTAACGGTAATTGTGCGAATTGAGGGAATTTTGAATTCTCGACCACTTTGTCTCTTGTCAGCTAACGAGGACGATTTTGAGGTTCTTACTCCTGCACATTTCTTAGTAAATAGGTCTTTAAATAAGcctgatttgacaaatttaaagAAGAGTCCTCTCAAGAGATGGCAAAAGGTAACTAGACTTGTACAATGTATGTGGAAATTTTGGCATCgtaattatttaagtcaattacaACAGAGATCTAAATGGAagtttgacaaaaataatgtaaaattaggagATTTAGTGTTACTAATCGAAGATAATTTGCCTTGTTATAAATGGGCTATGGGTaggatagttaaaatttattttgttgatgaTAAGAAAATTCGTGTTAAGATTAAAACGCAGTCTAGCACTTGTAAAAgagccatttctaaaatttgtgtattgcctatggaatataattaatttgttatatttaattttctaatttgtaagttttgatttattatttctttaagatattGATTATTATGTTTCTTGTGTGTTTTTACTAGATTTGTGTAAAAGTtgtaacattttttatgttattgaacaTTGTAACCTCTTGAACCCCTGGGGTTTCAAGGTGGTGAGaatgttacagcttcacgccgatagatggcgtatctgtcgagtaagAAGTTTTTGTTAATTGTTGTTGTATCAAAAAGTTTAGTATAAGAAGAATTCTGTGACCTAGACGTGGCACTCATTTGTgtgaggtgtcctaatctgtatcAGTCTACCTGAAGAGGCACAAAAAATGTgcccgaaaataaaatggtgttcaccagaaagaaatgagttttatttgaagagaattacaataaccatcgattaaaaaaatctgtaagtcCCAATTTCTAcgataaaaaaaacagttttaaaaaccaGTATTACAAATTGATAACAAATTGTTTAAAGAATGATTTCACAGTGCAatgaagcaatattacaaattcataaaaatatgtttaaagaatgATTTCGCTGTAGCATGTAATTTTAAAGGATAACAAGCTAGCATGCACTCATCATGCAATTCCAAAAACAATTAATGGGGTTATACATATATTAGAGAGTTAGGTCCCTGTTTCTgtgtttgtttttatctttttctctagTACTTTTAGAAAAACCATATTGGCcatgttaaaattctaaatgcagCGTTTGAACCAATGTAACTTTCAATAACTGGTACTTAAAGCGGTCATGAAAAAAGTCTGATGAATCTTGGTTGCTACAAAATTATACCAAATTAAAGACAGGAGCAAAGTCTCGCAATGCgttacattttatatagtttatctATCTATAcgtatataaagctcaatgtgtgtttgTTGGCGCTcaacagaaaagaccatttgacctacagctaccaaatttggtacgtgtataccttgggaatgtgcacctggggtccctttttttgaatttttaattagaattttaattattaattaaaaactaactttcccgccaaaaaaccttttcattttccccaactcCAAATGAgcaaggcttcagtttttttccccaacagtattgaggctagggttaacattttttggctgataatttcaaacgattctgtatattttcttaatgtttgatgcatttaaattaaacgttgttaatgaatccatgtttcagatttattctgaagtacttttgatttaaaataaagcagaataaaggaaattaaaaatttctaatctgcatagcgttaccccaactggcgtagaaaaattcacgcatttgcgttaccgtaactggcgttgaaaattcacgcatgcgcattgtgttctgattgtttacatctattttcaacggaagcggaattatttttaggttagtttatgcttttgtaattaaattgtatttattttagtttaagctcattgttttttaagaaattttttttacctgttttcgaccgattattttaaacgattctgtttattttcttagtgtttgatgcatttaaaatgaaatattgttaattaatcgatctgttcgtgatgaatctgggaaaattttgttgaaaaattcttgagatattacataaattaagaaagatattctttagtgcccataaggtttaaatgctcagtgactattaatcatattacaaaaaactaatgctttgtttcagtaaaaaatattattatattaattgcagattaatcatttccactttaatttaaagcataaattcta
It encodes:
- the LOC129962854 gene encoding uncharacterized protein LOC129962854, whose amino-acid sequence is MRFLLGDQSTKTKIFCNEQDNYPLAVAAGKDFYVDDILSGTEDLSSAIELQEQLIYLLKSAGLLGPLIITAKIFLQKLWVLRIDWDDEVPLHLNREWEKFSTELSQLKNLNVDRHVLCSEALKVDLIGFGDASKNAYSCDQGFVKSTPGLCQGLLNVEVLSFLQLDIHGVYLYSDSTVVLAWIKTPLTLLKTFVANRVTRIQEYTKNFQWHYANTAENPEDLISRGAFPSKIQQLDIWWNGPSFLSSSSWPNFSDDPGVSDVEYLLEVKGTAKNTELNKDSMINLSICNNPSFLECLLEISNNYCKIVRVLSYVFRFVKNLKGAVKTTGPLNAEELNYAETFFIKNVQIQKFAKDVNSLQKHHCVPPGSKLKTFNPFLDSKGLLRVGGRLEDKKKPSPSNVEDVATVLVEASSQSPQNSVSLSVVYCVLDMPFTIVRKIVR